Part of the Kitasatospora sp. NBC_00374 genome is shown below.
TGGCTGACGCACGACCGGCCGATCCAGGTGCCCTGCGACGACTCCGTGGTCCGGGTCTGCGACGGCGAGCCGCTGCTGCTGCGCCGCTCCCGCGGGTACGTGCCCCGGCCGCTCACCCTGCCGGCCCCCGTGCCGCCGACCCTGGCCGTCGGCGGGGACCTCAAGAACACCTGCTGCCTGGGCGAGGGCGACCGGGCCTGGCTGTCCGCCCACATCGGCGACATGGACGACCTCTCCACCCTGCGCGCCTTCGACCGGGCCGAGCGCCACCTGGAGGCCGTCACCGGCGTGCGGCCCGAACTGCTCGCCGCCGACCGCCACCCCGGCTACCGGTCGGGCGGCTGGGCCCGCCGGTCGGCCGCCGGCCGCCCGGTGGAACAGGTGCAGCACCACCACGCGCACATCGCCTCCGCCATGGCCGAACACCGCCTGGACGCGCGGGCCCGGGTGATCGGGGTGGCCTTCGACGGCACCGGCTACGGCGAGGACGGCGCCGTCTGGGGCGGCGAGGTGCTGCTGGCCGGGTATGCCGGCTTCGAGCGCTTCGGGCGGCTCGGCTACGTCCCGCTGCCGGGCGGCGACGCGGCGGTGCGCCGCCCGTACCGGACCGCGCTCGCCCAGCTCTGGGCCGCAGGCCTGCCGTGGACCCCTGGGCTGCCCTGCGTCCGGGCCTGCCCCGACGACGAACTCGGCGCTCTGAAAGTGCAGTTGACGCGCAACCTGAACTGTGTGGCGAGCTCCGGGATGGGCCGGCTGTTCGACGCCGTGTCCGCGCTCGCCGGGATCTGCCAGGTGGCCGGGTACGAGGCCCAGGCCGCCGTCGAGCTGGAGGCGGCGGCGCTCGCCGCACCGGCCGGCGGGAGCTACCGGTTCGGTCTGCGGCCGGGCGCCGGCGGGGTCGACGGGGAGCTGGTCGCCGAACCCGGGCCGGTGATCGCCGCCGTGACCGCCGACGTCCTCGGCGGGACGCCGCCGGGCGTCGTCGCGGCCCGCTTCCACGCCGGTGTGGCCGACCTGGTGCTGCGGCTGAGCGAGGCCGCCCGGGACCGCCACGGGCTGGGGACGGTGGCGCTGACCGGCGGGGTGTTCGCCAACACGCTGCTGTCCACCACCTGCGCCGGCGGGCTGCGGGCGGCCGGGTTCGAGGTGCTGCGCCACCGGCTGGTCCCGCCCAACGACGGCGGGCTGGCACTCGGCCAGCTGGTGGTGGCGGCGGCCCGCACGCGGTGACCGTGACCGCACGGCGCGACCGCGACCGTACGAAGAGGCGAGGAGAGACTCATGTGCCTGGCGGTGCCCGGCAAGGTGTTGGAGATCGAGGAACGCGACGGTACCCGGATGGCGGTGGTCGACTTCGGCGGCGTGGTCAAGGACGTCTGCCTGGAGTACCTGCCGGACCTGGAGGTCGGCGAGTACGCCATCGTCCACGTCGGTTTCGCCCTGCAGCGCCTCGACGAGGAGTCGGCGCTGCGGACCCTGGAGCTGTTCGCCGAGATCGGCGCGCTCCAGGAGGAGTTCGGTGACCCATGGGCGCTGGCCGCCGAGGCGGCCGGCGGGGAGGAGCAGCGGTGAAGTATCTGGAGGAGTTCCAGGACCCCGAGCTGGCACGGCGACTGCTGGCCGACATCCGGGCCACGGTGACCCGCCCGTGGGCGCTGATGGAGGTCTGCGGCGGGCAGACGCACAGCATCATCCGGCACGGGCTCGACCAACTGCTGCCGGAGGAGATCGAGTTGATCCACGGGCCGGGCTGCCCGGTCTGTGTCACCCCGCTGGAGGTGATCGACAAGGCACTGGAGATCGCCGCCCGGCCCGGGGTGATCTTCTGCTCCTTCGGGGACATGCTGCGGGTGCCGGGCAGCGACCGCGACCTGTTCCAGGTGAAGAGCGCCGGCGGCGACGTCCGGGTGGTGTACTCGCCGCTGGACGCGCTGCGGATCGCCCAGGAGAACCCGGCGCGGGAGGTGGTGTTCTTCGGCATCGGCTTCGAGACCACCGCTCCCCCGAACGCGATGACCGTCTACCAGGCGCGCCGGCTCGGGATCCGCAACTTCAGCCTGCTGGTCTCGCACGTCCGGGTACCGCCCGCGATCACCGCGCTGATGGAGTCGCCGACCTGCCGGGTCCAGGCCTTCCTGGCCGCGGGCCACGTCTGCTCGGTGATGGGCACCGAGGAGTACCCGGAGCTGGCCGAGCGGTACCGGGTGCCGATCGTGGTCACCGGATTCGAGCCGCTGGACATCCTGGAGGGCGTCCGGCGGGCCGTGCGGCAGCTGGAACGCGGCGAGGCCACGGTCGAGAACGCCTACCGCCGGGCCGTGCGGGACGAGGGCAACCCGGCCGCGCGGGCGATGATCGAGGACGTCTTCGAGGTCACCGACCGGGCCTGGCGCGGGATCGGGGTGATTCCCGGCAGCGGCTGGCGACTCGCCGAGAAGTACCGGGAGTTCGACGCCGAGCAGCGTTTCTCGGTGAGCGGGATCACCACCGTCGAGCCGGCCGAGTGCCGCAGCGGCGAGGTCCTCCAGGGGCTGCTGAAGCCGCACGAGTGCGCCGCCTTCGGCACCGTGTGCACCCCGCGCACCCCGCTCGGCGCGACCATGGTCTCCAGCGAGGGCGCCTGCGCCGCGTACTACCTGTACCGCCGCCTCGGCACCACGAGCACCACGGGCACCACTCGGGAGGCGAGCCGCGTTGGCTGACCTGATCAGTGTCGAAAGCACCACGGCGGCACCGGACTTCGACGGTTGGAGCTGCCCGCTCCCGCTGCGCGACCAGCCACGGATCGTGCTCGGGCACGGCGGCGGCGGGGTGCTCTCCGCCGAGCTGGTGAAGCACATCTTCGCTCCGGCGTACGGCGGTTCGGTGCTCGCCGAGATGGGAGACGCGGCGACGGTGACCCTCGGTGGCACCCGACTCGCCTTCTCCACCGACTCGTTCGTCGTCCGGCCGCTGTTCTTCCCCGGCGGGAGCATCGGGGACCTGGCGGTCAACGGGACGGTCAACGACCTCGCCATGTCGGGCGCCCGGGCGGCGTACCTGTCCTGCGGGTTCATCCTGGAGGAGGGTGTGGAGACCTCGGTGGTGGCGCGGGTCGCACAGGCGATCGGGGACGCCGCCCGGGCCGCCGGGGTCGAGATCGCCACCGGCGACACCAAGGTCGTCGAGGCCGGCCACGGCGACGGCGTCTACCTCAACACCGCCGGCATCGGGCTGATCCCGGCCGGGGTCGACATCCGGCCGCAGCGCGCGCGGCCCGGCGACGTGGTGATCGTCAGCGGGGACATCGGTGTGCACGGCGTCGCCGTGATGAGTGTCCGCGAAGGCCTGGAGTTCGGGGTGGACATCCGCAGCGACTGCGCCGCGCTCGGCGGCCTGGTGCAGGCCATGCTGGACGTCACCCCCGATCTGCACGTGCTGCGCGACCCCACCCGGGGCGGGCTGGCGGCGGCACTCAACGAGATCGCCTCCGCGGCCGGCGTCGGGGTGGTCGTCCAGGAGCGCAGCATCCCGGTGCCGGCTCCGGTGGCCAACGCCTGCGCCATCCTGGGGCTCGACCCGCTGTACGTCGCCAACGAGGGCAAGTTGGTGGCCTTCGTGCCGCGGGAGAGCGCCGAGCAGGTGCTGGCGGCGATGCGTGCCCACCCGCTCGGCGCGGGCGCGGCCGTCGTCGGCGAGTGCGTGGACGAGCACCACGGGATGGTGGTCGCCCGCACCGGTCTGGGCGGTACCCGGGTGGTCGACCTGCCGATCGGGGAGCAACTGCCCCGAATCTGCTGAGAGTTCTCCGTGCCCGGACGGCTCCGGCCCGCTCGCGCGAGTGAGCGGGCCGGAGCCGTCCGCCGGGTCGGGTCCTCCGTCGGGTCGGGTCCGCGGATCAGGCGGCGGATCAGCGCGGCGGGGACGGTCGGGTCAGGGCCTGCGCCGTCCGCTCGGCGGCGGCGCGCATCCACCGGGCCGGCGAACGGCGGGCCACCGCGTTCGACAACTCCCCTCCCCCGTACGACAGTCGGCGCCATCTGGCATCGGTGAGGCGCAGGCCGAGCGCGCTCAGCAGCCCGGCGCCGCCGTCGGTGGAGGCCGAGTCGCCCAGGCCCAGCAGGAGGCGGTGGGCGCCGTGGTCGAGGGCGGCCGCGACGACCTCGCCGGTGCCCCGGGTGGTGGCCGTGAGCGGTGCGGGGTGCCGCATCAGCGGGAGGCCGCCGGTGCTGGCAACCGGTACCTGGTGCTCGGCCTCGGCGCGGGGCAGGCCGCCGACCTCGCGGTGCCGCCCGACCGGGGCGATCTGATCGCCTACGGGCCGCTGCTGTCCGATGACGGCGCCGCCTGACTGGGCCCGGCGGTGTTGGTCCGGGCGCCGGACTCGGAGACCGCAGGCGCCATACTGACCCCCGACCGGTACGCCGACATCGAGGTGCACAACTGGCAGTTCGGCGGGCGCCCGTGACGACCGAGGACCACGGGCGCATCGGTCTGACGCACGCCGCTGAACCTGCGGCTCAGCGGCTGGACGCCCCATCCGGCCCGCTCGCGGAGTACGGCACCGCACTGCACGGGCTCGGCATGCTACGGGTGTTCCAGTCGACGATGGCGGCGGAGCGGGCCCGGGGACTTCGAGTGTGGCTGGGAATGCCGGTGGGCGGCGTACGCCGATGTGGTGTCGGGGTACGCCGTCCTGGGGTGGGGCGGGGTGGGGCGGGGCAGGGTGGGGTGGGTGGTGGTTACTTCGGGTCGCGGTTGAAGGTGGCGGTGGACCAGCGGTAGCCGAGTGCGGTGAGGGCGAGGCACCAGGCGATGGCGAGCCAGCCGTTGTGGCCGATCTCGGTGCCGAGCAGCAGGCCGCGGAGGGTTTCGATGGCGGGGGTGAACGGCTGGTACTCGGCGATGGGCTGGAACCAGCCGGGCATGGAGTGGATCGGGGTGAAGGCGCTGGACAGCAGTGGCAGCAGGATCAGCGGCATCGCGTTGTTGCTGGCGGCCTCGGCGTTGGGACTGATCAGGCCCATGCCGACGGCGATCCAGGTGAGGGCCAGGGCGAACAGCACCAGCAGTCCGAGGGCGGCGAGCCACTCCAGGGCGGTGGCGTGGGTGGAGCGGAAGCCGATGGCCACGGCGACGGCGCCGACGAGGAGCACGCTGGCGACGGACTGCAGCACGCTGGAGGCGACGTGCCCGACGAGGACCGAGGGGCGGTGGATCGCCATGGTCCGGAAGCGGGCGATGATGCCCTCGGTCATGTCGTTGGAGACGGAGACCGCGGTGCCGACGACGGTGCTGCCGATGGTCATCAGCAGCAGGCCCGGGACGACGTAGGCGATGTAGGCGGCGCGGTTCGGGCTGCCGCCGGCGAGGCCGGCGCTCATCGTGTCGCCGAAGATGTAGACGAAGAGCAGCAGCAGCATGATCGGGGTGAGCAGCAGGTTCAGGGTGAGGGAGGGGTAGCGCCGGGCGTGCAGGAGGTTGCGGCGCAGCATGGTGGAGGAGTCGCGTGCGGCGAGGGTGAGGGAGCTCATCGTGCGGCCTCCGTGGGCTGGTCGGGCTGGTTGGGGATGCGGGGTTGGGGGTCGGTGCCGGCGGTGAGGGCGAAGAAGACGTCGTCGAGGTCGGGGGTGTGGACGGTGAGTTCGTCCGCGTCGATGCCGGCCGTGTCCAGTCGGTCGAGGACGGCGCGCAGTTGGCGTTGGCTGCCGTCGTTGGGGATCTGGAGTGTCAGTGCGTCGTCGTCGCGGGTGGCGTCGTGCAGGGCGAGGGTGGCGTTGCGGTAGGCGGTCGGGTCGGTGAAGCGCAGTCGGACGTGGCCGCCGGGGACGAGGCGTTTGAGTTCGTCGGCGGTGCCTTCGGCGGCGATCCTGCCGTCGTTGAGGACGGCGATGCGGTCGGCGAGTTCGTCGGCCTCGTCCAGGTACTGGGTGGTGAGCAGGACGGTGACGCCGTCGGTGACGAGCCCGCGGATGATCTGCCACATGGTGTGCCGGGAGCGGGGGTCGAGGCCGGTGGTCGGCTCGTCGAGGAAGATGATCCGCGGGTCGCCGACCAGGGTCATCGCGATGTCCAGGCGGCGTTTCATGCCGCCGGAGTAGGTGGAGGCGGGCTTCCTCGCCGCCTCGACCAGGTCGAAGCGTTCCAGCAGCTCGGCGGTGGTGCGCCGCCCCTCCCGCCTGGACAGGTGGTGCAGGTCCGCCATGAGCAGCATGTTCTCCTCGCCGGTGATCAGCCCGTCGACGGCGGAGAACTGCCCGGTGACACCGATCGCGGCGCGCACGGCCTGCGGGTCGGTGGCGACGTCGTGGCCCGCGACCCGGGCCTGCCCGCCGTCCGCGGAGATCAGCGTGGACAGGATCTTCACCGCGGTGGTCTTGCCCGCGCCGTTCGGCCCGAGCAGCGCGAACACCGACCCCGCCGGGATGAACAGATCGACACCGTCGAGAACGGTCTTGTCGCCATAGGACTTACGAAGACCGTTCGCCGCGATGGCCGGGTTGGTCATGATGGGTGCTCCTTCAGAGGCTGCGGGCGGTGATGTCGCCCTGGGTGGTGGTGGCGTGGATGGTGAGGGCGGCGTCGGCGCCGTCGGTGTTCTTGAGCGCGTTGTCGATGCGGCCGTAGGAGGTGCCGGCGTTCAGGGCGGCGGAGACGCCGCGGGCGGCGCCGATCGAGATGTCGCCGGCCTGGGTGCGCAGTTCGACGGTGCCGCGTGCGGCCTCGGTGATGTGGAGGTCGCCCTGCTGGGTGGTGATCTTCGCGGGGCCGCCCAGGCGGCCGACCGCGATGTCGCCGGCGAGGAGGGTGAGGTGGGCGCTCGCGGTCTCGTCGAGCTTGACCGCGCCCCGGGCGGTGTCGAAGGTGACGTCGCCGAGCCGTCCGACGCCGCGGAGTTCGGCGTCGGCGGCCTTCGCCTCGATCCGGGAGCCGGCGGGCAGTTGGACGGTGACCTCGACGGATCCGCAGGCGCCGAGGATCTGGTTCCTCGCCTCCGGGGCGTTGATCCGCAGGACGCCGTCGGCGTACTCGACGGTGGTCTGCTCGGCCGCCTTCACGTCGCGGCCCTTCGAGGCGTTCGCGGGCAGGACCTCGACCGTGGTGTCGGTGCGGTCGGCGGCGATGAAGCGGAGGCGGCCGGCGGGGATGTCGAGGACGGCGGTGATCGGGGTGGGGGTGGCGAACTTCTGCATGGCGTTCTCTCCTGCACTCGTTGTTTCTGACTCCGGGAACGCTACGTTGCGTTCAAGAATCGCGCAACGAGTTCGTTGCGCACGATCGGCATCAGTGCAGGTAGAAGCCCAAGTTTCGTTGCAACGGATCTGGCTTTAACGCAACGAACGCCTCGCTGTGCGTTGCATTGGATTGAGAGTGAACGCTATGCGGCAGGCATCAGGGGAGCGTGAAAGGGGCGGCACGTCGCAGTTCGGCCGGCGGCAGGAGCACGGAGACCGTGCGGTCGGGTCGCGGGCGCCCAGGTCCGCGCGCCGACGACCCAAGGAAGTTGACGATGCAACAGTTGGAGAGGGTCCGGCCGGCGGCCGTGGGTGCCGGCGACGGCTCGAATTCGGCGCGCCTTCCGATCGGGTACCCCCCGGGGGTTTCGACGTGAGCGGACGGGGGTGGCACGATGGCGAACACTGTGACTGCCCGACTGCCTCGCGTGATCCGTTCGGGGGCCTTCGCCGCGCTGTGCGTGGCGCTGGCCGCCTGTGCGCACGTCAGTATGACGCCGGCTGAGCTGCCCTCGCGGTGGCTCGCGTTGGCGTTCGCGGGCGTCATGGCCTGCTCCTGGCTCGCCGCCGGACGGCGCCGCGGACCGCTCGCGGTCACCGGCTGGATGCTGGCCGTGCAGGGCGCTCTGCACCAGCTGTTCGACGGGGTGCAGCAGACGCCGGGCCTCCAGGCCGGAAAGCCGGACTGGGTGGCCCTGCTGCTCTGCGAGGCCGGTCCCGTCCGGGGTCGGATCGACCCGGAGGAGCTGGCACGCGCCGCCGGGCTGGACCCTTCCGCCGTCCCGGCGACCCTCCAGGGCATGCCCGAGATGGCGGGGATGAGCGGCATGACGGGGATGACCCACACGACCCCCGTCGCGCACCTGGGGTCGGCGCTCGGCGACGGCCTGTCCACGGCGCACCCCGCGTCCGTCGGAATGGTCGCCGCGCACATCCTGGCCGCGCTGGCCTGCGCCCTGCTGTTCTGCCGCGGCGACGCCGCCGTGGCCGGGGTCGGCCGGCTCCTGCTGGCCCTCGCGGGCATCGTCGCCCCTCTGGTCCTGCGTCCAACGGCCGTCCGGGCGCCGCTCGTCCGGCGGCGGCCGTACGAGCGGCACAGACCCGCGGCCGAACCCGTCCTGCTGCACGTGGTGGTACGGCGCGGCCCGCCGCGGCCCGTCTCGCTGTGACACGCCCGCCACCCCGCCCGCCGACCGCCCGACCGGTGGTCGCCGCGCCGACGCGCTGACCGGACCGCCGGTCGGCGCCCGGGTGGTGGGCCGGTCGCCCCGTACCCGCCCGCCTCGCCGCGGGCGCCAGGGGCATGCCCCGCACCGCGCCGTTCCGGCCGGCCGTCACGGCCGGACCGGTGGGCCGACCACGCGTCGGCGACGGCCGCCGGGTGCGGGCCCGCCGTCTCCCCCTTGACCTCAGGACTCCACCATGTCTGTCAGCCTTCCGGCTGCCCGGCGCCCGGCCGACGCGGCGATACCGCCGGCCGGCGGCCGGGCCCCCGCCCTTCCCACCACCCGCCGCACCGCGCACCTGGCGACCCGCTCGGCCGACCGGGTCTCACTCGCCGCCGAGTGCCGCGTCAAGCCGCCCCATCAGTCCCCGCGTCCAGCCCTCGGACGGCCCTGGCGCCTGCCCGGCCAGCTCGTCCAGTCGGCGCGCCGCCCGCAGCCACTGCGCGCACTCCACGCAGGCGGCGGCACCGTCCGGGGCGTCGAACTCGGCGGAGGGGGCTGCACGATGGTCCGGGCATCTCATAGGTCCATCGTCCCGCACCCCCGGGGCCGTCGATCACTCCGCCCCCGCGCCCAGGGGGGCCGCGGATGAACGACGACCAGCTCACCGCACTGGCCCTGGCGGCCGGCGGCGGCGACCGGCAGGCTCTGGAGGAGTTCATCCGCGCCACCCAGCGCGACGTCTGGCGGTTCGTCGCCCACCTCGCCGACACCGATGCGGCCGACGACCTCGCCCAGGAGACCTTCCTGCGCGCCCTGCGCAGCCTCCCCGGCTTCAGCGGCCGGGCCTCCGCCCGGACGTGGCTCCTCTCGATCGCCCGCCGCACCGTGGTGGACCGTTACCGCCGGTCGTCCGTCCGGCCGAGAAACGCCGGCATCCCGGACTGGGAGGAGGTGGTGGACCGTCGGCCCACCCCGCCCGGGGGCTTCGAGGAGGGCGTCGCCCTGGCCGACCTGCTGGCGCGGGTCTCGGTCGACCGCCGCGAGGTGTTCGTGCTGACCCAGGTCCTGGGCTACAGCTACCAGGAGGCCGCGGCGGTGTGCGGCTGCCCGGTGGGCACCGTGCGCTCGCGGCTGGCCCGGGCCCGCGACGAGCTGGTGCTGCTGCTCCGGGCCGCCGAGTGCGCGGACCGGGACCCGGTCCTCGGGCGCGGCCTGCCGGCGGTGGTCGGCGGCTGAGCCGGGACGGTGGCGGGGCCGGGACGGTGGCGGGGCCCGTGCGTCCACGGCCCCGCCGCCACCGGCCGTCCGGCTACGGCTACGGCTACGGCTACGGCTACGGCTACGGCTACGGCAGGCTCTGGCAGGATCGCAGCCGCACGGAACACGACCCTTGGAGGACGGATGGCGCACCTGCCCGTGGCCGAGTACCTGGAGACCCTCCCGCACGGCACGGTGTTCGCCGCCGTCCACCTGACCGACGAACAGGACAATCCGCTGCTGCTGCGCAGCGTCTACGACCCGGAGGAGTGGCAGTTCGGCGGCGGGAACCTGGAGTTCGCCGACCTGGCCGACGGCCTGTGGTCCTGCGCGCGGCGGGAGACCTGCGAGGAGACCGGCCTGGAACTGCCCGAGCGGCCCGGCCCGCTGCTCGTCGTGGTGTACGCCCCGCCGGCCGGCGCGTGGCCGTTCAAGCTGGGCTTCGTCTTCGACGGCGGCACCCTCACCGACCGCCGGATCGCCGGTATCCGGCTGGACCCCGGCGAGCACAGCTCGTACGCCGTCCGCCCGCTGGGCGAGTGGCGCCGTCTGGTCGCGCCGCGGCGGCTGCGGCTGATCGAGGCCGCCGCCCAGGCGCGGGCGGACGGCCGCACGGTGGTCCTCCACCTGGGCGCGGAGGCGTAGCGGCCGCCCGCCGTCCCGGCGCGGAGGCCAACGGCCCGCAGGTGGGCGGTGCTACCCGGCGCGGGTTCCGCCCTCGTCGCAGCTCTCGTGCAGCAGGTCCATCAGCCGGCGATGGTCCTCGAACTCACGTGTCCTGGCGGAGCTTTCGAGGACGATCGACCTCGCCTGGCCGAGGCTCTCCGGGCCGCCCCCCAGCAGTTCCCGTGTCACGAGAATCGCGTCGACCGGGCCCAAGCCTCGCTCGGCCAGCAGACGTTGGACGTCCTCCTGGTCCGCGCCCGCGGCGCAGGCCGACCGGATCTCCGTCACCAGCCCGTTCAGCAGGGCGGCACGCTCCGGATCGAGACCGCTCGGCAGCATGGTCGGTTCCTCCTCGGGATGGTCACCTGGATCCTGGCACACCACACACCGCACGGGTGGCTCGCGAGGACGTATCGCTCCGAGTTCGACGGCCCCACCGGCGCGGATGCCTGCCGCACCGGCGGGTCGGTCGGCTCGATGCCGGTCCGCGCCGGAGCGGACCGCCCGGCTGCTGCTCGCCGGCGCGGTCACCGTGACGACCGACTGGATCCGGCCGTTCCGTGACACCTGGCTGGCCCCGGAGGCGGGTCCGTGGGCGGGCCGCAGTCTCCTCGGTCTGCACCGCGTCAGCCGCCGGCTCGACCGGGCGGGCCGCGGCGACGAACCGGAAGGGGTCCGACCCGGAGATCAGCCGCTCCCCCCGCTCGCGGCGGGTCAGGCCGGCGGGTCGGCCGGGCGCACCCATCCGGACGACCACCGGGCAGCCGCCCGCCACGCCGTGAACCAGCGGGAGCGCACGGCCAGGGCGGGTGGTCCGCGCGAGGTGCTTCGCGACCGCCGAACACAGCTCCCCGCGCGCCCGGCGGCTCGTCGGTGCCGCCTGCCGCAGCTCGGCGAGCGTCGCCCCCGGCCCGGCGCCGCGGTACCGCGCGGAGCCCTCCCGTAGCCCGGTCACCAGGGCGGCGTCGTCCGACGAGCCCGCGAAGGCGCCCGGGTCCCCCAGCACGAGCATGCCGATGTCGGTGGCCACGGTCGTCGAGATCTCGGCCTCGGGCCGTGGTGCGGCGGTCATCCGGTCCTCCCCCGTCCAGCCCCCGTCCGGCCCTCGCCGGCGGAAACGCTCAGCGTAGCGGGGCGGGGCCGGGCGCCGCGGCCGGCGGCCACCCGGTGCTGTGACGTGACACGACCGGTGTGTGTGCCGGGAGTTGGGGGTCCGGTGTCGGCGGGCCGGGATATGGTCCCCTCGCAAGGCGCCGCACATCACGTTCGCAACGGGGAGATCAGCCATGGGCAAGTCCGACGGCAGCGCGCACGAGGGATTCACGGCCGAGGAGCGGGCCGCGATGAAGGAGCACGCCAAGGAGCTGAAGTCCGCCGCGCGCCGCAGCTCGCACGCGGACAAGGCGGCGGAGGCGGAGCGCGAGGTGCTCGCGAAGATCGCGGAGATGCAGGACTCGGACCGGATCATGGCCGAGCGCGTCCATGCCGTCGTCAAGGCCAACGCCCCGCTCCTCGCGCCGAAGCTCTGGTACGGGATGCCGGCCTACGCGCTGGACGGCAAGGTGGTCTGTTTCTTCCAGAGCGCGGAGAAGTTCAAGGCGCGCTACGCGACGCTCGGGTTCAGCGACCAGGCGAAGCTGGACGAGGGCACGATGTGGGCGACCGCTTTCGCCCTGACCGAGGTGACGGCCGAGGTGGAGGCACGGATCACGGCACTCGTGAAGCAGGCGGTGAGCTGACGGGCCCGGCACCCGCCTGATCCCGGGTCTGCTCGGAGCCCCCGCCCGGTCGTCACCGGGCGGGGGCTTCGGCCTGTCTGCTGCCCGCCTGCGGTCGGGCCGGCATCCCGAGCGACCTAATCGCTCAGGTGTTCGATATGAGGCGTATCCTGGCTGCCATGACCGTCCACGTGCAGGGTTCGCTGTTCGACGCGGCCGAGGAGATCGGCCTGCGGCGGCTGGTCGGGGTGCGGCGGACGGTGCTGGGACACGGGGCGTGGATCGATCTGCTGCCCGGGTGGCTGACGGGTTCGGACGCGCTGTTCGAGGAGCTGGCCGCAGGCGTGGACTGGCAGGAGGAGCGGCGGCTGATGTACGAGCGGGTGGTGGCCGTTCCCCGGTTGCTGGCGTACTTCCGGGCCGGTGAGCCGCTCCCCCATCCGGTGCTGGAGCGGGCGCGGGCCGAGCTCGGCGCGTACTACGCGGCGGAGCTGCGGGAGCCGTTCGTCAGCGCCGGGCTGTGCTACTACCGGGACGGACGGGACAGTGTGGCCTGGCACGGCGACCGGATCGGGCGGGGTGACCGGGAGGACACCATGGTGGCGATCGTGTCGGTCGGTGAGCCGCGCCCGTTGCTTCTGCGGCCCCGGTTCGGCGGTGGGGCGACGGTGCGCCAGGCCCTGGGGCACGGGGACCTGATCGTGATGGGCGGTTCCTGCCAGCGCACCTGGGAGCACGCCGTCCCGAAGACGGCGCGCCCGGTGGGGCCGCGGATCAGTATCCAGTTCCGGCCGCGCGGTGTGGCCTGAGCGGCCGGGTCAGGCCGGGTCCCCGGCGGTCCACTCGATCCGTGGCGGCCGGATCGCCGCGCACACCGGCAGCCCCGCCGCGTCGGTGAGCCGCAGGCGGCCGGTGAGCCGGCCGGCCCGGACTGCCTCGGCCAGGGTGTCGGGGTCGACCGCGTCGAGCATCAGCTTGGCCCGGCGGAACATGGCGTGTCCGCCGTCCGGCTCCGCGGCGACCCAGGACAGGTAGACGAACCGCCCGCCCAGGCGGTTCTGCAGATAGGGGCCGTGGAGTTCGACGCCGTCCGGGCCCTGCGCGGCGGTGCAGTCCAGGGTCCAGGCGGCGGCCGGCGCGTCGCCCGGCACCAGGTCGAGCAGTTCGCCGGGGCGGTCCTTGCGCTGGACGCCCACGTGGAGGTCCTGCCGGCCCTCGAACCCGGGAGCGGTGGGGCAGGAGCGGCCCGGCAGAGCGGTGGCCTCGATGCGGATCTGCATGGCGACCAGTCTCCCCCACCGGGCCCGCGCC
Proteins encoded:
- the hypF gene encoding carbamoyltransferase HypF, with the translated sequence MTDLRAPAAPVERREVTVRGVVQGVGFRPFVHGLAVGLGLAGHVTNTGEGVLAEVEGAAGALDEFCARIGRDAPPLAEVESVSHRPATATGRAGFRILASVPGGPQRTLVPPDVATCDACLAELADPGDRRHRHPFISCTHCGPRFTIVTALPYDRATTTMARFPMCDACRAEYTDPGDRRFHAQPIACHDCGPTLRLSGAAEASGGLAVDAARTLLAAGAIVAVKGIGGYHLACNAADAAAVELLRRRKGRADKPFALMARSTAELEPLVHAGPAELALLTGRERPIVLLRRRPGAPGVAAAVAPRSPDLGVMLPYTPLHHLLLGLPGDPAGPGLLVLTSGNLSGESIVTDDCEARERLAPLADAWLTHDRPIQVPCDDSVVRVCDGEPLLLRRSRGYVPRPLTLPAPVPPTLAVGGDLKNTCCLGEGDRAWLSAHIGDMDDLSTLRAFDRAERHLEAVTGVRPELLAADRHPGYRSGGWARRSAAGRPVEQVQHHHAHIASAMAEHRLDARARVIGVAFDGTGYGEDGAVWGGEVLLAGYAGFERFGRLGYVPLPGGDAAVRRPYRTALAQLWAAGLPWTPGLPCVRACPDDELGALKVQLTRNLNCVASSGMGRLFDAVSALAGICQVAGYEAQAAVELEAAALAAPAGGSYRFGLRPGAGGVDGELVAEPGPVIAAVTADVLGGTPPGVVAARFHAGVADLVLRLSEAARDRHGLGTVALTGGVFANTLLSTTCAGGLRAAGFEVLRHRLVPPNDGGLALGQLVVAAARTR
- a CDS encoding HypC/HybG/HupF family hydrogenase formation chaperone, translated to MCLAVPGKVLEIEERDGTRMAVVDFGGVVKDVCLEYLPDLEVGEYAIVHVGFALQRLDEESALRTLELFAEIGALQEEFGDPWALAAEAAGGEEQR
- the hypD gene encoding hydrogenase formation protein HypD; translation: MKYLEEFQDPELARRLLADIRATVTRPWALMEVCGGQTHSIIRHGLDQLLPEEIELIHGPGCPVCVTPLEVIDKALEIAARPGVIFCSFGDMLRVPGSDRDLFQVKSAGGDVRVVYSPLDALRIAQENPAREVVFFGIGFETTAPPNAMTVYQARRLGIRNFSLLVSHVRVPPAITALMESPTCRVQAFLAAGHVCSVMGTEEYPELAERYRVPIVVTGFEPLDILEGVRRAVRQLERGEATVENAYRRAVRDEGNPAARAMIEDVFEVTDRAWRGIGVIPGSGWRLAEKYREFDAEQRFSVSGITTVEPAECRSGEVLQGLLKPHECAAFGTVCTPRTPLGATMVSSEGACAAYYLYRRLGTTSTTGTTREASRVG
- the hypE gene encoding hydrogenase expression/formation protein HypE, with the protein product MADLISVESTTAAPDFDGWSCPLPLRDQPRIVLGHGGGGVLSAELVKHIFAPAYGGSVLAEMGDAATVTLGGTRLAFSTDSFVVRPLFFPGGSIGDLAVNGTVNDLAMSGARAAYLSCGFILEEGVETSVVARVAQAIGDAARAAGVEIATGDTKVVEAGHGDGVYLNTAGIGLIPAGVDIRPQRARPGDVVIVSGDIGVHGVAVMSVREGLEFGVDIRSDCAALGGLVQAMLDVTPDLHVLRDPTRGGLAAALNEIASAAGVGVVVQERSIPVPAPVANACAILGLDPLYVANEGKLVAFVPRESAEQVLAAMRAHPLGAGAAVVGECVDEHHGMVVARTGLGGTRVVDLPIGEQLPRIC
- a CDS encoding glycerate kinase yields the protein MRHPAPLTATTRGTGEVVAAALDHGAHRLLLGLGDSASTDGGAGLLSALGLRLTDARWRRLSYGGGELSNAVARRSPARWMRAAAERTAQALTRPSPPR
- a CDS encoding ABC transporter permease produces the protein MSSLTLAARDSSTMLRRNLLHARRYPSLTLNLLLTPIMLLLLFVYIFGDTMSAGLAGGSPNRAAYIAYVVPGLLLMTIGSTVVGTAVSVSNDMTEGIIARFRTMAIHRPSVLVGHVASSVLQSVASVLLVGAVAVAIGFRSTHATALEWLAALGLLVLFALALTWIAVGMGLISPNAEAASNNAMPLILLPLLSSAFTPIHSMPGWFQPIAEYQPFTPAIETLRGLLLGTEIGHNGWLAIAWCLALTALGYRWSTATFNRDPK
- a CDS encoding ATP-binding cassette domain-containing protein, whose amino-acid sequence is MTNPAIAANGLRKSYGDKTVLDGVDLFIPAGSVFALLGPNGAGKTTAVKILSTLISADGGQARVAGHDVATDPQAVRAAIGVTGQFSAVDGLITGEENMLLMADLHHLSRREGRRTTAELLERFDLVEAARKPASTYSGGMKRRLDIAMTLVGDPRIIFLDEPTTGLDPRSRHTMWQIIRGLVTDGVTVLLTTQYLDEADELADRIAVLNDGRIAAEGTADELKRLVPGGHVRLRFTDPTAYRNATLALHDATRDDDALTLQIPNDGSQRQLRAVLDRLDTAGIDADELTVHTPDLDDVFFALTAGTDPQPRIPNQPDQPTEAAR